A genomic segment from Fusarium fujikuroi IMI 58289 draft genome, chromosome FFUJ_chr04 encodes:
- a CDS encoding probable RNA splicing factor Pad-1, protein MATLDVEALLDATAKDTSEQKTKSPVEDRARDEPERRDRERDLGRDRDGSRHRDRDHGRRRDRRDSPNRSRRGTPDVGTPRSDAGSHKSRRRSRSRDSDRRQSRRNRDGDYYRGGRRSRSRSRSPYRHYRPRDDREHRDRRDRDRRNRDYGRGRDDERRETKREEGNPQLTEDERDRRTVFVQQLAARLRTRELKEFFEKVGPVNEAQIVKDRISQRSKGVGYVEFKNEESVTQALQLTGQKLLGIPVIVQVTEAEKNRQARNPEASGPHPNSIPFHRLYVGNIHFNVTEQDLQAVFEPFGELEFVQLQKDENGRSRGYGFVQFRDAGQAREALEKMNGFDLAGRPIRVGLGNDKFTPESTANMLQRFSGQNQNQNFQGSAFSGSGGRGPQSSTFDRAGGRDNEKTGGASALDDTDVAGVNFNNYSRDALMRKLARTDDSATNGHDERQVLKPKTETKPLPVNVNMASRCVVLHNMFDPEEEEGTDWIKELEDDVRQEAESKYGHVVHISADPNSKGDIYLKFDKVQGGENAIKGLNGRYFGGRMIDASPVVDAVYSSLFSRTRAI, encoded by the exons ATGGCTACCTTGGACGTGGAAGCACTCCTGGACGCCACCGCTAAGGATACCTCTGAACAGAAGACTAAGAGCCCTGTAGAGGATAGAGCACGAGATGAGCCTGAACGGAGGGACAGGGAACGCGATCTTGGCCGTGATAGAGACGGAAGTCGACATCGCGACCGCGATCATGGGCGACGCCGAGATCGCAGGGACAGCCCTAACCGAAGCCGTAGGGGTACACCCGATGTAGGAACGCCTCGAAGCGATGCTGGAAGCCATAAAAGTAGGAGGAGAAGCCGCAGCCGCGATAGCGACCGTCGTCAATCACGCCGAAACAGAGATGGTGATTACTACAGAGGTGGACGACGTTCACGTTCACGATCTCGCTCTCCTTACCGCCATTACCGCCCCCGTGACGACCGGGAGCACCGTGATCGCAGAGACCGCGACCGAAGAAACCGCGATTATGGACGCGGCCGTGATGACGAACGTCGCGAAACTAAGCGTGAAGAAGGCAACCCCCAGCTTACCGAGGACGAAAGGGATCGTCGCACTGTTTTTGTGCAGCAGCTTGCCGCTCGTCTGCGCACTCGCGAACTCAAGGAATTCTTTGAGAAGGTTGGACCTGTCAATGAGGCTCAAATTGTCAAGGACCGTATTAGCCAAAGATCCAAGGG AGTTGGTTATGTCGAGTTCAAAAATGAGGAATCCGTTACCCAGGCTCTACAACTTACTGGACAGAAGCTTTTAGGTATTCCTGTCATCGTACAAGTCACAGAAGCCGAGAAGAACCGGCAAGCCCGAAACCCTGAAGCTTCGGGACCTCACCCCAATTCTATCCCTTTCCACCGCCTTTATGTCGGCAACATCCACTTCAACGTTACCGAACAAGACTTGCAGGCTGTCTTTGAGCCATTTGGTGAGCTTGAATTTGTTCAACTCCAGAAAGATGAGAACGGCCGCAGCCGCGGCTATGGCTTTGTCCA GTTCCGTGATGCTGGTCAGGCACGAGAGGcgctggagaagatgaacggCTTTGATCTAGCTGGACGTCCTATCCGCGTCGGACTCGGAAACGATAAGTTTACCCCTGAGAGTACTGCCAACATGTTGCAGAGATTTTCCGGACAGAATCAAAACCAGAACTTTCAAGGTTCAGCATTCTCTGGTTCCGGCGGACGAGGCCCTCAGTCCTCAACCTTCGACCGAGCTGGCGGTCGAGACAACGAGAAGACTGGAGGTGCTAGTGCTCTTGATGACACCGACGTCGCTGGTGTGAACTTTAACAACTATAGTCGCGATGCATTGATGAGGAAACTCGCTCGAACCGATGATAGCGCCACCAACGGCCATGACGAGCGCCAGGTGCTTAAACCCAAGACAGAGACGAAGCCATTGCCTGTTAATGTCAACATGGCCAGTCGCTGTGTTGTGTTGCACAACATGTTTGATCCTGAAGA AGAGGAAGGCACCGATtggatcaaggagcttgaggacgATGTTCGTCAAGAGGCCGAGAGCAAGTATGGACATGTGGTTCACATCTCGGCTGACCCCAACTCCAAGGGTGACATCTATCTCAAATTTGACAAAGTCCAGGGAGGCGAGAATGCCATCAAGGGCCTAAATGGCCGATACTTCGGCGGACGAATGATCGACGCGTCTCCTGTTGTAGATGCCGTCTACAGCAGTTTGTTCTCACGTACCCGGGCAATCTAA
- a CDS encoding related to fatty acid hydroxylase, with the protein MPGRTLPTFTRAEVEAHNSGDSCYVTIGNKVYDITDFVEDHPGGPEYILEYAGRDIEEILKDSDSHTHSDSAYEILDENLVGFLVSEKAVNGHANGKANGNGNAKLPNGEANGDANGSVHPRTGMSCAEDLSKDTDYNLDYKKNKFLDLNRPLFPQIWFGGFSKEFYLDQVHRPRHYKGGQSAPLFGNFLEPLSKTAWWVVPMVWLPCVAYGTWVASQGFDNQLFTLGYWLFGVFFWTIIEYVLHRFLFHLDYYLPDNRVGITLHFILHGIHHYLPMDKYRLVMPPTLFAALAAPFWRFAHAVLFHNWYAATAAYCGGIFGYVCYDLTHYFLHHQDLPLWYKELKKYHLAHHFLDYELGFGVTSKFWDSVFGTELVYNTKKTK; encoded by the exons ATGCCTGGACGTACTCTACCAACTTTCACTCGCGCTGAGGTGGAAGCGCATAACTCGGGTGACTCCTGCTATGTCACCATCGGCAACAAGGTCTACGATATCACCGATTTTGTTGAGGATCATCCTGGCGGTCCCGAATATATTCTCGAATACGCCGGCCGCGACATCGAAGAGATCCTCAAAGATTCTGATTCTCATACACACTCTGACTCTGCCTAcgagattcttgatgagaaccTTGTCGGGTTTCTCGTCTCTGAAAAGGCTGTAAATGGACACGCCAACGGAAAGGCCAACGGCAACGGAAACGCAAAGCTGCCCAATGGTGAAGCCAACGGAGACGCCAATGGCTCCGTCCACCCCCGAACCGGAATGTCTTGCGCGGAGGACTTGAGCAAGGATACAGACTATAATCTGGactacaagaagaacaagttcCTCGACCTGAACCGACCCCTCTTCCCTCAGATCTGGTTCGGTGGTTTCTCCAAAGAATTCTATCTTGATCAGGTCCATCGCCCTCGCCACTACAAGGGAGGCCAGTCTGCGCCTCTGTTTGGTAACTTCCTTGAGCCTCTCTCCAAAACCGCCTGGTGGGTTGTTCCTATGGTCTGGCTGCCTTGCGTTGCGTACGGTACCTGGGTTGCTTCTCAAGGTTTTGACAACCAGCTCTTCACCTTGGGCTACTGGCTATTTGGCGTGTTCTTCTGGACCATCATTGAATATGTCCTGCATCGCTTCCTGTTCCATCTTGACTA CTACCTGCCCGACAACCGTGTTGGAATCACACTTCATTTCATCCTTCACGGCATCCATCATTATCTCCCTATGGACAAGTATCGTCTTGTTATGCCTCCCACGCTCTTCGCCGCTTTGGCTGCTCCCTTTTGGAGGTTTGCACATGCTGTACTCTTCCACAACTGGTATGCTGCTACTGCAGCCTACTGTGGCGGTATCTTTGGATACGTCTGCTACGATCTCACGCATTACTtccttcaccaccaagacctcCCTCTGTGGTACAAGGAACTCAAGAAGTACCATCTTGCTCACCATTTCCTTGACTATGAACTCGGTTTCGGTGTGACGAGCAAGTTCTGGGACAGTGTGTTTGGCACTGAGCTGGTCtacaacaccaagaagacgAAATAA
- a CDS encoding probable heterokaryon incompatibility Het-C protein: MPSFSTPRGSWLLLIAVCLILLPGKAEAFGAGNIPSIAQVEGHNWRHGDIEDMLETIAFLHGKKWTSMLIKRTYFGNWLRDYSQAVDIGSLKGVNAETIRILVWVLSFMAHGYATGEFEVTSDRLGVYRPEEHIDNPLGYGDGVDARTFDKRLRGPVEKIETEIDSRTGMKNYIANENGNWATSAAYLRYSFARSIHYGRLYTSGSKKGNEDDLCEALRCLGQALHTMEDFSAHSNYCELALRELGYHSVFPHCGAHTEIHLHGKRVYPLVTGTFGAVDFLHSVIGEASDHFTQSEVDEVDVALKNAEGASNRSGGGGGGERSLLGGFLGIKSSPSDFIGLVSKLPGVGDGFAAQARDLKASSEAQEQRNMSYQQTRGDLSRDNANQVPGMSPDFDPVETARKIYPILEFRDKIVKAISRGISKVPGLEKLLEKISETLTAFILGLLAPFIRPIINQVSKVLKDGSSGVITASAKSQYEPWDNPQCSDPTHSMLSKDHFTNILNSCAGRIAATILQYTVPRVLYAWENTGVSVDEVVNDVLRAFHHPAARDDHIEIQRDMFKTVKKWADEHPRRHELAHLLSSDSVKNHKNHILNQVQGNSRSIGGGGCNHGTFGDMANAGHGKVAGSLWSQVKTRDLDSMEGKDGNPAAGYLSSSPAPPSQSSFEYGQNPNYAASNSGHSQQGGYGAPPPQPSYGGGYGGPPQPQYGAPPGQYGAPPPGQYGAPPPGQYGAPPPQQYGGLGYGAPQYPPYGQQGYGGPPPGQQPPGWGQYPGSRHGY, encoded by the exons ATGCCGTCATTCTCCACGCCGCGGGGTTCGTGGTTACTGCTGATCGCAGTATGCCTCATCCTGCTTCCCGGCAAAGCTGAAGCCTTTGGTGCTGGAAACATTCCTTCAATTGCGCAG GTCGAAGGTCACAACTGGCGCCATGGAG ACATTGAGGATATGCTCGAGACGATCGCCTTCCTTCACGGAAAGAAATGGACCTCTATGCTTATCAAACGTACCTACTTTGGAAATTGGTTACGCGACTATTCCCAGGCCGTTGATATCGGCAGTTTGAAGGGTGTCAATGCCGAGACTATTCGCATTCTT GTTTGGGTTCTCTCCTTCATGGCTCACGGCTATGCCACCGGCGAATTCGAAGTTACCTCGGACCGTCTCGGCGTCTATCGTCCAGAAGAACACATCGACAATCCTCTCGGTTACggagatggagttgatgcGCGGACTTTTGATAAACGTTTGCGAGGGCCCGTTGAGAAGATAGAAACCGAAATTGACTCTCGAACTGGTATGAAAAACTATATCGCCAACGAGAATGGAAATTGGGCAACCAGCGCCGCTTATCTGCGATACAGCTTCGCCAGAAGCATCCATTATGGTCGTCTTTACACCAGCGGTTCCAAGAAAGGAAACGAAGATGACCTCTGCGAGGCTTTGAGATGTCTTGGCCAGGCGCTGCACACCATGGAAGACTTCAGTGCCCACAGCAACTACTGTGAGCTTGCCCTTCGAGAGCTTGGCTACCATTCTGTGTTCCCTCACTGCGGTGCGCATACCGAGATTCATCTCCATGGAAAGCGCGTATATCCCCTTGTGACCGGCACATTTGGCGCCGTCGACTTCTTGCATTCCGTCATTGGAGAGGCCTCGGATCACTTCACGCAGTCTGAGGTTGACGAAGTCGATGTTGCACTCAAGAACGCCGAGGGCGCTTCCAATCGATCCGGcggtggtggcggtggtgaaCGATCCCTGCTTGGAGGTTTCCTTGGAATCAAGTCCAGTCCCTCTGACTTCATCGGCTTGGTCTCAAAGCTTCCCGGTGTCGGTGACGGATTCGCCGCTCAGGCTCGAGACCTGAAGGCCAGctctgaagctcaagaacagCGCAACATGAGCTACCAGCAGACCCGCGGTGACCTCTCTCGTGACAATGCTAACCAGGTGCCCGGCATGAGTCCCGACTTCGATCCTGTTGAGACAGCCCGCAAGATCTATCCTATTCTCGAGTTCCGCGACAAAattgtcaaggccatcagCCGCGGTATTTCCAAGGTCCCGGGCCTTGAGAaacttcttgagaagattaGCGAGACCCTCACTGCCTTCATCTTGggtcttcttgctcccttCATCCGACCTATCATCAACCAGGTCTCAAAGGTTCTGAAGGACGGTTCTTCCGGCGTCATCACGGCCAGTGCTAAATCTCAATATGAGCCTTGGGACAACCCCCAGTGCTCTGATCCCACTCACTCCATGTTATCCAAGGACCATTTCACCAATATCCTGAACTCATGTGCTGGACGTATCGCCGCTACCATTCTCCAGTACACAGTTCC TCGTGTCCTCTATGCTTGGGAAAACACTGGCGTATCTGTCGACGAAGTCGTTAACGATGTCCTGCGTGCTTTCCACCACCCTGCTGCTCGGGACGATCATATCGAGATCCAACGTGACATGTTCAAGACTGTCAAGAAGTGGGCCGACGAGCACCCCCGCCGCCACGAGcttgctcatcttctctcctccgACTCAGTCAAGAATCATAAGAACCACATTCTTAACCAAGTCCAGGGCAACAGCCGCAGCATCGGTGGTGGCGGCTGCAACCATGGGACATTTGGCGATATGGCTAATGCTGGGCATGGCAAGGTTGCCGGATCCTTGTGGTCTCAAGTCAAGACCCGCGACCTTGACTCAATGGAGGGTAAAGATGGTAATCCTGCTGCAGGCTACCTCTCGAGCTCTCCTGCACCACCAAGCCAGTCTTCGTTTGAATACGGTCAGAACCCCAATTACGCGGCTTCCAACTCGGGACACTCTCAGCAAGGTGGATATGGTGCTCCTCCACCCCAACCTTCATATGGTGGTGGTTATGGAGGACCCCCTCAACCTCAGTACGGAGCTCCCCCGGGTCAATACGGCGCTCCTCCCCCAGGTCAATATGGAGCTCCTCCCCCAGGTCAATACggcgctcctcctcctcaacagtACGGCGGCCTGGGATACGGTGCGCCTCAATATCCTCCGTACGGTCAGCAGGGCTATGGTGGACCGCCTCCTGGCCAGCAGCCTCCTGGATGGGGCCAGTACCCTGGTTCACGACACGGTTACTAG
- a CDS encoding related to protein phosphatase 2c, whose protein sequence is MTQLTRAIDSTATPAIQLLKISARPLTTLNRFAHTDALQRPRRNNRHIDYTRLTTFYSTCATLTGSSRQARLTRPGSQLWLSSPLAVETYGTQGFHTYFVTHLPSSSVHPDSRPRGPGHKLPRDAATPHTPSSGPVPAVAPPYIPSTRDLTVVRIPMRRAKHHLGVATDRGSRPYNEDREQAGTISLPAFAKRAPRSVQQKPGEATAADSAWGDPQIFYFGVFDGHGGTECADFVRDELPGYIEKASEEFGLQSSLRKRKPGREGIHNHHHDHKHKQVRPSQPIQSTKSPSTKREALDAVPMKGPEEVKSEMNVPSASNGGLSDKPVHGERIHSAASPAAPVSDLAKAIRMEKNLVKEYRETIGGYFRRFHPEHFVLSRDDNPGEGHKITIESVLTYAFLRADLDFVSAQARKIDPNDTKGADTPVNNDEVFGHPSTPSGHGIGGPERFKGGSTASVVLISTPTPAPFWHPAAQSTLLCAHVGDSRILLCDTATGLAQPLTSDHHPSTPTESRRLRRYAPAGSMVSGDSFGEERIAGLANSRAFGDMGSKRIGVSAEPELTRVEMGPAQYSFLVLMTDGISGTLSDQEIVDVVKEARTPEDGARNIVKYATEVSSDGDNATCQVVRLGGWERRSEGGLGSLGTKEIRDARIAEAQDPRRGKR, encoded by the coding sequence ATGACCCAACTTACTCGCGCCATCGATTCAACAGCAACCCCTGCGATCCAGCTCCTTAAGATCTCAGCCCGACCGTTGACAACCTTGAATCGCTTCGCCCATACAGACGCGCTACAGCGGCCACGAAGAAATAATAGGCATATCGATTATACCCGGCTTACGACGTTCTATTCGACATGCGCGACATTGACCGGGAGTTCGCGACAGGCCCGGCTTACACGCCCGGGGTCGCAGCTTTGGTTATCCTCGCCACTGGCAGTTGAAACATACGGTACACAAGGATTCCATACCTACTTTGTGACACATCTCCCTTCATCATCTGTCCATCCCGACTCTCGTCCTCGTGGGCCTGGCCATAAACTTCCTCGCGATGCTGCGACCCCTCACACCCCAAGCTCCGGCCCAGTCCCCGCTGTCGCCCCGCCTTATATCCCGTCAACCCGAGACTTGACTGTGGTACGCATTCCCATGCGGAGGGCAAAACACCATCTTGGTGTCGCGACAGATCGAGGAAGTCGTCCCTACAATGAAGATCGAGAACAGGCTGGCACCATCAGCCTTCCGGCCTTCGCCAAGAGAGCACCCAGAAGCGTACAGCAGAAACCAGGGGAAGCTACAGCGGCGGATAGTGCTTGGGGAGACCCTCAAATATTCTACTTTGGCGTTTTCGATGGTCATGGTGGAACCGAATGCGCGGATTTCGTCCGGGATGAGCTACCAggttatatagaaaaagCCTCGGAAGAGTTCGGCCTGCAGAGCAGCTTGCGGAAGAGGAAACCTGGCCGTGAGGGTATCCATAACCATCACCATGATCATAAGCACAAACAAGTTCGTCCATCACAGCCGATTCAGTCGACCAAGAGTCCCTCAACAAAACGTGAGGCGCTCGACGCTGTGCCCATGAAGGGGCCAGAAGAGGTTAAAAGCGAAATGAATGTCCCCAGCGCAAGCAATGGCGGCCTTTCCGATAAACCCGTACATGGGGAGCGCATACACAGCGCAGCATCGCCGGCTGCCCCAGTTTCAGACCTGGCCAAGGCGATTCGTATGGAGAAAAACTTGGTCAAGGAATACAGAGAAACTATCGGTGGCTATTTCAGGCGCTTTCACCCCGAACACTTTGTTCTCTCGCGAGATGACAATCCAGGCGAAGGTCACAAGATCACGATAGAATCAGTGCTCACATACGCCTTCCTTCGTGCCGATCTCGACTTTGTATCTGCCCAAGCTCGAAAGATAGACCCAAACGATACAAAAGGTGCTGATACTCCTGTTAATAACGATGAAGTCTTCGGTCACCCATCTACACCCTCTGGTCACGGTATAGGAGGCCCGGAGCGCTTTAAAGGAGGTTCGACGGCTTCTGTAGTACTTATCTCTACTCCAACGCCTGCTCCATTTTGGCACCCAGCCGCCCAGTCCACGTTGTTATGCGCCCATGTTGGCGACAGTCGTATCCTTCTTTGCGATACCGCCACTGGTTTAGCACAGCCTCTAACATCCGATCATCACCCTAGTACACCTACCGAAAGCCGCCGTCTGCGACGCTATGCACCTGCTGGGTCAATGGTTTCTGGCGATAGTTTCGGCGAGGAGCGCATTGCAGGCCTAGCCAACAGTCGTGCATTCGGAGACATGGGGAGTAAGCGTATTGGAGTCTCAGCTGAGCCAGAGCTTACACGAGTTGAGATGGGTCCTGCCCAGTATTCATTCCTTGTACTGATGACTGATGGCATCTCTGGCACTCTAAGCGACCAAGAGATTGTCGATGTTGTCAAGGAAGCCCGTACGCCCGAAGATGGAGCTCGAAACATCGTTAAATACGCCACTGAAGTTTCTTCCGACGGCGATAACGCAACATGCCAAGTCGTCCGTCTAGGTGGTTGGGAGCGTCGATCTGAAGGCGGACTCGGCAGCTTGGGTACCAAGGAAATTCGCGACGCACGCAttgcagaagctcaagatccgAGACGAGGAAAGAGGTAG
- a CDS encoding related to high-affinity iron permease, producing MAVDVFAVPVFLVVFRETLETVIIVSVLLAFLKQTLDGPNGDIKVYKQLRRQVWLGTGIGFFICLVVAAAVIGVFYTVGRNSWEKNEYYYEGAFCLFASLIISVMGAALLRIGKMQAKWRVKLAKALESPIKAGSKGWFKQFIEKYAMFVLPFVTVLREGIEAVVFVAGVSFSASAKSIPLPTVVGLFAGCCVGYLLYKGGASTKLQLFLVLSTCLLYLVGAGLFSRSVWSFEMAKWNEYIGGEADEFGNGPGSYDIDQSVWHVNCCASTEAIQNGWGIFNAILGWTNSATYGSVISYNLYWICVMIGFIIMRFKETHGRLPFGKAKAPASAVDDAESHASSAPKNTATEKTTAA from the exons ATGGCCGTAGACGTCTTTGCGGTTCCCGTCTTCCTTGTTGTCTTTCGAGAGACTCTTGAGACAGTCATCATCGTTTCTGTCTTGCTTGCTTTCCTCAAGCAAACCCTTGACGGTCCCAATGGTGACATCAAAGTGTACAAACAGCTGAGACGTCAG GTCTGGCTTGGAACGGGTATCggtttcttcatctgctTGGTTGTCGCCGCTGCTGTCATTGGTGTCTTCTACACCGTTGGCAGGAACTCATGGGAAAAGAACGAGTACTACTACGAAGGTGCATTCTGTCTCTTTGCGTCCCTAATCATCTCCGTCATGGGCGCAGCTCTGCTCCGTATCGGAAAGATGCAAGCAAAGTGGCGAGTCAAGCTGGCAAAGGCACTCGAATCGCCAATCAAAGCTGGTTCCAAGGGATGGTTCAAGCAGTTTATCGAGAAGTACGCTATGTTCGTCTTGCCTTTTGTCACCGTCCTTCGAGAGGGTATTGAGgctgtcgtcttcgtcgctgGTGTTTCCTTTTCTGCTTCGGCCAAGTCTATCCCTCTTCCAACTGTTGTCGGCCTCTTTGCCGGTTGCTGTGTTGGCTATCTTCTTTACAA GGGTGGTGCGAGCACCAAACTTCAACTCTTCCTTGTTCTCTCGACCTGCCTCTTGTACCTCGTCGGTGCTGGTCTCTTTTCTCGCTCTGTCTGGAGTTTCGAGATGGCCAAGTGGAACGAGTACATTGGtggtgaagctgatgagTTTGGAAACGGACCTGGTTCCTATGATATCGACCAGAGTGTCTGGCACGTCAAC TGCTGTGCCTCCACCGAAGCTATTCAGAACGGCTGGGGTATCTTCAATGCCATTCTTGGCTGGACAAACTCCGCTACTTATGGCTCTGTCATCTCCTATAACCTATACTGGATTTGCGTCATGATtggtttcatcatcatgcgTTTCAAGGAGACACATGGCAGACTGCCTTTCGGAAAAGCAAAGGCTCCTGCcagtgctgttgatgatgctgagagcCACGCAAGCTCAGCTCCCAAGAACACTGCAACAGAGAAGACTACTGCCGCTTAA
- a CDS encoding probable FET3-cell surface ferroxidase, high affinity, protein MLLNSLSVEAALLLALPHLASAATRKFDFDIGWVRANPDNAFERPVIGINGKWPIPTIEVDIGDRVIINAHNNLGNQSTSLHFHGLYMNGTTHMDGPAGVSQCPIVPGTSFTYNFTVEQPGTYWYHSHTAAQYPDGLRAPFIVHDKDFPYKDKYDEEVIFSLSDWYHDEMRSMIPKFMSKANPSGAEPVPNNALMNETTNFTMSVKPETTYLFRTINIGAFAGQYLWFEGHKMRIVEVDGIYTEEAEAEMIYISAAQRVSFLLTTKKDTSKNFPIVASMDTTLFDVLPPDLNYNATGWLVYDEKADKPDAATVDALDPHDDMKLVPYDKMGILGKPDQEFTLDVKMENLKDGANYAWFNNITYVEAKVPTLYTALSAGKDAEDPSVYGTYTHSMVLKKNEIVQIVVNNLDSGRHPFHLHGHAFQSIYRSEEEAGIWADANVTEADLPKTPMRRDTLVIYPNGNIVMRFKADNPGVWLFHCHIEWHVVSGLIATFVEDPLTLQETIQIPKNHLDSCAAADMPTKGNAAANTENFLDLTGENKPAKALPAGFTPRGIVALVFSCICGILGVAVVAWYGFSAPIDPTSAGALSAGIVDGSDSSDGNPAHKGPQETVVSPSGDARSH, encoded by the exons ATGCTTCTCAACTCTTTATCAGTTGAGGCAGCATTGCTTCTCGCCCTTCCCCATCTCGCTTCTGCAGCTACCAGAAAGTTTGATTTTGATATTGGCTGGGTCAGAGCTAATCCTGACAATGCTTTCGAGCGCCCAGTCATTGGCATCAATGGCAAGTGGCCTATCCCTACAATCGAGGTTGACATTGGTGATCGGGTCATCATCAATGCTCACAATAACCTGGGCAATCAATCGACTTCTCTGCATTTCCATGGTCTCTACATGAACGGCACTACCCATATGGATGGCCCTGCCGGTGTTAGTCAATGTCCAATCGTTCCTGGAACCAGCTTTACATATAACTTCACT GTCGAGCAGCCAGGTACCTATTGGTATCACAGTCACACTGCTGCTCAATACCCTGACGGTCTACGTGCTCCCTTCATCGTTCACGATAAAGATTTCCCCTACAAGGATAAGTACGATGAAGAGGttatcttttctctttctgattggtatcatgatgagatgcgGTCCATGATTCCCAAGTTCATGAGCAAGGCCAACCCCTCAGGTGCAGAGCCCGTGCCTAACAATGCCTTGATGAACGAAACCACCAACTTCACAATGTCCGTTAAGCCCGAAACAACCTATCTGTTCCGTACGATCAACATAGGTGCCTTTGCCGGCCAGTATCTCTGGTTTGAGGGCCATAAGATGCGTATTGTCGAGGTCGATGGTATTTATAccgaggaggctgaggcagAGATGATCTACATCTCGGCTGCTCAGCGTGTCAGCTTTTtgctcaccaccaaaaaggACACTTCCAAGAACTTCCCAATTGTCGCCAGCATGGATACT ACTCTTTTTGATGTCCTGCCCCCGGATCTGAACTACAATGCCACTGGCTGGCTCGTCTACGATGAAAAGGCCGACAAGCCAGACGCCGCTACTGTTGACGCTTTGGACCCTCACGATGACATGAAGCTGGTTCCATACGACAAGATGGGCATTCTTGGAAAGCCTGACCAGGAGTTCACTcttgatgtcaagatggAAAACCTCAAGGATGGAGCCAACTACGCCTGGTTCAACAACATTACCTACGTCGAAGCCAAGGTTCCCACTCTGTATACCGCGCTCAGTGCAGGCAAGGACGCCGAGGATCCAAGTGTTTATGGCACTTACACACACTCAATGGTCCTTAAGAAGAACGAGATTGTACAAATTGTCGTGAACAATCTCGATTCGGGTCGTCACCCTTTCCATCTTCACGGACACGCTTTCCAATCCATTTACCGTTCCGAAGAGGAGGCTGGTATCTGGGCCGATGCCAATGTTACTGAAGCTGATTTGCCCAAAACTCCTATGCGACGTGATACTCTTGTCATCTATCCCAACGGTAACATTGTTATGCGTTTCAAGGCCGACAACCCAG GTGTCTGGCTGTTCCATTGCCACATTGAATGGCATGTGGTGTCTGGTCTCATCGCCACCTTCGTCGAAGACCCTCTTACTCTTCAAGAGACCATCCAGATCCCTAAGAACCACCTGGATTCCTGCGCCGCTGCTGATATGCCTACCAAGGGAAATGCGGCTGCTAATACTGAGAATTTCCTTGATCTTACTGGCGAGAATAAACCTGCCAAGGCTCTGCCTGCTGG ATTCACTCCTCGTGGTATCGTCGCTCTTGTCTTCAGCTGTATCTGTGGTATCCTGGGTGTCGCCGTCGTGGCATGGTATGGATTTTCTGCACCTATCGACCCAACCAGTGCCGGCGCTCTCAGCGCTGGTATCGTTGATGGCAGTGACTCAAGTGACGGCAACCCTGCTCATAAGGGACCTCAGGAGACAGTTGTTTCCCCTTCTGGTGATGCGAGAAGTCACTGA
- a CDS encoding probable CAP20-virulence factor, which produces MSHQVNGDVSAAQYSAFVQHLLNYPVISDGVHTFKSNEFGQRSIKLTDAAYQTFAAPVVPYFAKPYQYVSPYVQKVDSLGDKTLDRIDEKFPVVKKPTDELYQDTRALILFPIQKGLEGKDHVFQVYNSEIKKVEQGGLVAHGKAAVTTVLVVSNETLSWLSSFLHQKKAETTTAVNEKINQ; this is translated from the exons ATGTCTCACCAAGTTAACGGCGACGTGAGCGCTGCTCAATATTCTGCTTTCGTCCAG CATCTCCTCAACTACCCTGTCATTAGCGACGGCGTCCACACCTTCAAGTCCAACGAATTCGGCCAGCGCTCCATCAAGCTCACCGACGCCGCTTACCAGACCTTCGCCGCTCCAGTCGTCCCCTACTTCGCCAAGCCTTACCAATATGTCTCTCCCTATGTCCAGAAGGTCGATTCCCTAGGCGACAAGACCCTCGACCGTATCGACGAGAAGTTCCCCgtcgtcaagaagcccaCCGATGAACTCTACCAAGATACCCGcgctctcatcctcttcccaATTCAgaagggtcttgagggtAAGGACCACGTCTTCCAGGTCTACAACtctgagatcaagaaggtcgaGCAAGGAGGCCTCGTCGCGCACGGAAAAGCTGCCGTTACCACCGTCCTCGTCGTTAGCAACGAGACGCTCTCTTGGTTGAGCTCTTTCCTGcaccagaagaaggccgagacCACCACTGCCGTCAACGAGAAGATCAACCAGTAA